One Drosophila kikkawai strain 14028-0561.14 chromosome 3L, DkikHiC1v2, whole genome shotgun sequence genomic window carries:
- the Cpr72Eb gene encoding cuticle protein 6, with translation MHFLNICLIFTIFTWAMASPLLEYGAPPPSGDTISQYHTQDEHGQYSYGYMAPLYSKHETRTLDGVIRGTYSYLSADGATQTVDYVADSEGFHVTSNLPNQQANQETPEVAALRAQHLEAHQQAKLRLAGDTSFGPQPVQDTPEVAAAKVAFFKRFEAEKLRNQLLGEKKIKVISPPSPIAVRSQPVYIYQPTTGFVYNYHTKSQAQTPARNYLPVA, from the coding sequence ATGCACTTCCTCAATATCTGCCTGATCTTCACCATCTTTACCTGGGCTATGGCATCACCGCTTTTGGAGTACGGAGCACCACCGCCCAGTGGGGATACCATAAGTCAGTACCACACCCAGGACGAGCATGGTCAGTACTCGTATGGATACATGGCACCACTTTACTCCAAGCACGAGACCCGAACTCTGGACGGAGTGATCCGTGGAACCTACTCTTATCTGAGTGCCGATGGTGCCACCCAAACGGTGGACTATGTGGCTGATTCCGAAGGTTTCCACGTCACCTCCAACCTTCCCAACCAGCAGGCAAATCAGGAAACTCCTGAGGTGGCCGCCCTAAGAGCCCAGCATCTGGAGGCCCATCAGCAGGCCAAGTTGAGGCTGGCCGGAGACACTTCCTTTGGTCCGCAGCCGGTGCAGGATACTCCCGAGGTGGCTGCCGCCAAGGTGGCATTCTTCAAGCGCTTCGAGGCCGAGAAGCTGCGCAATCAATTGCTCGGCGAGAAAAAGATCAAAGTGATATCGCCGCCATCTCCCATCGCCGTTCGTTCCCAGCCGGTTTATATCTATCAGCCCACGACGGGATTCGTCTACAACTATCACACCAAGAGCCAGGCCCAGACGCCTGCCAGGAACTACCTGCCAGTAGCTTGA
- the Cpr72Ec gene encoding uncharacterized protein Cpr72Ec encodes MMHCFTWTILVGLLAIASAAGGVPQRQSSGYQEQDTARAFYSYGYRDDSAARAEYSSRDGTSRGFYSYVDANGKLQTVRYEANGIDGFKAEASNQPQAPVDEGKAPQPVTDTEEVQQARLAHLNALRDARDEALAASLREEAARRQQEQARNNNEDQQSGEQSLSDEDAAILERVRAELEAMLAERQRASSLPRSREEEEQRQDQDQKQELRQDLREEQRRDQRLEERQRQDQRQSLRQDQRQSQRQDERQDERREQRQRQDQRQDQRQDQRQEQRQDQRQDQRQDQRQDQSRNEESLRDSTNSRENDRQIDRPSLQISSDRDSDDLRLRTIYSLSDLSSSSYLKLGDLASAEKLLEDRLDNTDLRVPIGAYYTLVSPNTKYSVTTPTELRTLRPVALSRSLLVSKRN; translated from the coding sequence ATGATGCACTGTTTCACGTGGACGATTCTTGTGGGCCTTCTGGCCATCGCCTCAGCTGCCGGTGGAGTGCCTCAGCGGCAGAGTAGTGGCTACCAGGAGCAGGACACGGCCAGAGCTTTCTACTCGTACGGTTACAGGGATGACAGTGCCGCCAGGGCAGAGTACTCCTCACGGGACGGCACTTCCAGGGGCTTCTATTCCTACGTCGATGCCAATGGTAAGCTTCAGACTGTCCGGTACGAGGCCAATGGCATCGATGGCTTTAAGGCGGAGGCCAGCAATCAACCCCAGGCTCCTGTGGATGAGGGAAAAGCCCCACAGCCCGTTACCGACACGGAGGAGGTGCAGCAGGCTCGCCTGGCCCATCTGAATGCCCTAAGGGATGCGAGGGATGAGGCTTTGGCCGCGAGTTTGCGCGAGGAAGCTGCTCGCAGGCAACAGGAACAGGCGAGGAACAACAATGAGGATCAGCAGTCCGGGGAGCAGAGTCTCAGCGACGAAGATGCAGCCATCTTGGAGAGAGTTAGAGCTGAGCTGGAGGCCATGTTGGCTGAACGTCAGCGAGCGAGCAGTCTCCCCCGGAGCAGGGAAGAGGAGGAGCAACGACAGGATCAAGATCAAAAGCAGGAGCTCAGACAGGACCTGAGAGAGGAGCAGAGGCGTGATCAGCGACTGGAGGAAAGGCAGCGACAGGATCAACGGCAAAGTTTGCGGCAGGATCAGCGTCAAAGTCAACGACAAGATGAGAGGCAGGATGAACGACGGGAACAAAGGCAGAGGCAGGATCAGCGACAAGATCAACGCCAGGATCAGCGACAGGAACAACGCCAGGATCAACGTCAAGATCAACGCCAAGATCAACGCCAAGATCAGTCCCGTAACGAGGAATCCCTGCGAGACTCTACCAACAGCCGGGAGAACGATCGCCAGATCGATCGTCCAAGCTTGCAGATTTCCTCCGATCGCGACAGCGATGATCTCCGCCTGCGCACCATTTACTCCCTGTCCGATCTCAGCTCCAGCAGCTACCTGAAGCTCGGGGATCTGGCCAGTGCCGAGAAACTGCTCGAGGATCGCCTGGACAACACTGATCTCCGTGTGCCAATTGGCGCTTATTACACCCTGGTCTCTCCCAACACCAAATACAGCGTGACCACGCCCACCGAGCTGAGAACCCTGCGTCCTGTGGCCCTCAGTCGCAGCTTGTTGGTGAGCAAGCGCAACTGA
- the LOC108071539 gene encoding alcohol dehydrogenase 1: MNLAGKNVVYLGGFGGIGQKCVQELLQRRIKSLAIFDLTENSQVLAEWKSNNPNTDIFYQKVDITQKADIEAAYKATAERLGHFDVVVNGSGLMNDRLIDLTIQINLLGVIHSTLTALEYMDKAKGGRGGVIVNISSVAGLQPTALMAIYSAAKTGVTTFTRALANPIYYAHSGVGFITICPGFTDTGLLDDIGNKTTFDYETPMLAMFSKVKRQKAEDCARNLVQAIETAKNGAVLMLELGETQDVEMPDLWKPQLNV, from the exons ATGAATTTGGCCGGCAAGAATGTGGTTTACCTTGGCGGATTCGGCGGCATAGGCCAGAAATGTGTGCAAGAGCTGCTCCAGCGGCGAATAAAG TCGCTGGCCATATTTGATTTAACTGAAAACAGCCAAGTGCTGGCTGAGTGGAAGAGCAATAATCCCAACACGGATATATTCTACCAAAAAGTGGACATCACCCAGAAGGCGGACATTGAGGCGGCCTACAAGGCCACCGCCGAGAGATTGGGTCACTTCGATGTGGTGGTCAATGGCAGTGGACTGATGAACGATCGCCTTATCGATCTGACCATACAAATCAATCTG CTGGGCGTGATCCACAGCACCTTGACAGCCCTGGAGTACATGGACAAGGCCAAGGGTGGCCGGGGTGGAGTCATTGTGAATATATCCTCGGTGGCTGGTCTTCAGCCCACGGCCTTAATGGCCATTTACTCGGCGGCCAAGACAGGGGTTACCACTTTTACCAGGGCCTTGGCT AACCCCATTTACTATGCTCATTCTGGCGTGGGATTTATTACCATCTGTCCGGGATTCACAGACACTGGTCTGCTGGATGATATAGGCAATAAGACAACCTTTGATTACGAGACCCCCATGCTGGCCATGTTCAGCAAAGTGAAGCGTCAAAAGGCCGAAGACTGTGCCCGGAACTTGGTGCAGGCCATAGAGACAGCCAAAAATGGAGCAGTCCTGATGCTGGAGCTGGGCGAGACCCAGGATGTGGAGATGCCAGACCTGTGGAAGCCCCAGTTGAATGTTTAA